The following are encoded in a window of Candidatus Poribacteria bacterium genomic DNA:
- a CDS encoding NAD(P)-dependent oxidoreductase: protein MRQGCARVDHGDHAVGSALLDCPGGGHPDERQVPLLRVLRVIRCDGTRIRLRKCRVQVIRFRPNGSGGSVVVRRAAQRDIGGEPEYPGAFERTSKRMGSGHRFREPFGGPQPPAAIRRQELQRKQRVPVVEKLDDQLSGRVESRRDLAERGNAEALRCAGAFLVVTHEKHRQQAEVSRASLARQRGSAWEVEMVHATIVGAEPRMSRASPKPSAHVWFLSGVGMMALWALRFGHSSEDAAMSDQGRIGFIGLGSMGGNMVGTLLRSRYGVLAYDLVAERVAECVSRGAEGARDGAEIVSQCGVVMTSLRSSEQFIGVAEGVLLPNARQKQVFVDMGTTSAVATRRLAAAFAEKGAALVDAPVSGGPQGCAQGNLHIFVGGDEDAVARCWDILQALGDPERTVHCGPSGAGQVVKGVNQLGMGLGAAAYLEALAFGVRSGVSIDAIRQAVGGVSGWRAHFAAIADQVDLGRATEVYVKFPEFPYFIEHAEYAGFPMPLMESLYAFLGAAERSVRDNMGRPTVSFWQQLMGRSREA from the coding sequence ATGCGTCAGGGCTGCGCCCGTGTCGATCACGGCGATCACGCCGTTGGGTCCGCCCTTCTCGATTGCCCAGGCGGCGGGCATCCCGATGAGCGGCAGGTTCCACTGCTCCGCGTATTGCGGGTCATTCGGTGTGATGGAACTCGGATCCGGCTTCGCAAGTGTCGGGTACAGGTGATTCGGTTCCGCCCAAACGGCTCCGGCGGCTCGGTAGTCGTCCGCCGCGCCGCTCAGAGGGATATCGGCGGCGAACCGGAGTATCCAGGTGCGTTCGAGCGGACGTCGAAGCGGATGGGCTCCGGGCATCGGTTCCGCGAACCGTTCGGCGGACCGCAGCCGCCAGCGGCGATTCGTAGGCAGGAACTCCAGCGCAAACAGCGGGTCCCGGTCGTCGAGAAGCTGGACGATCAGCTCTCGGGGCGTGTCGAATCCCGTCGAGACCTGGCTGAGCGAGGGAACGCCGAAGCGCTCCGCTGCGCCGGCGCGTTCCTCGTAGTCACACACGAGAAGCATCGTCAGCAGGCAGAGGTGAGCCGCGCGAGCCTGGCGAGACAGCGTGGATCGGCGTGGGAGGTCGAGATGGTTCACGCGACTATTGTCGGCGCGGAGCCTCGGATGTCAAGAGCCTCGCCGAAGCCGTCGGCGCACGTGTGGTTCCTCTCCGGCGTGGGTATGATGGCGTTGTGGGCGCTGCGGTTCGGGCATTCATCGGAGGATGCGGCGATGTCGGATCAAGGTCGAATCGGGTTCATCGGTCTGGGCTCCATGGGCGGGAACATGGTCGGGACGCTGCTGCGGTCGAGGTACGGCGTTCTCGCGTACGATCTGGTGGCGGAGCGCGTCGCCGAGTGCGTGTCCCGTGGCGCAGAGGGAGCCAGAGACGGCGCGGAGATCGTCAGTCAGTGCGGCGTGGTGATGACCAGCCTGCGTTCCTCGGAGCAGTTCATCGGCGTCGCGGAGGGGGTTCTTCTGCCCAACGCCCGGCAGAAGCAGGTGTTCGTCGATATGGGCACGACGTCGGCGGTGGCGACGCGACGGCTGGCGGCGGCGTTCGCCGAGAAGGGCGCGGCGTTGGTCGATGCGCCGGTCAGCGGCGGACCGCAGGGATGCGCTCAAGGGAACCTGCACATCTTCGTCGGCGGCGACGAGGATGCCGTCGCGCGGTGCTGGGATATCCTGCAGGCGCTGGGCGACCCGGAGCGGACGGTGCACTGCGGGCCCAGCGGCGCGGGGCAGGTCGTCAAAGGCGTCAATCAGTTGGGCATGGGACTGGGAGCCGCCGCCTATCTGGAGGCGCTCGCGTTCGGAGTCCGCAGTGGCGTGAGCATCGACGCGATTCGTCAGGCGGTCGGCGGCGTGTCGGGCTGGCGGGCTCACTTCGCCGCCATCGCCGACCAGGTGGATTTGGGCAGGGCGACCGAGGTCTACGTCAAGTTCCCGGAGTTCCCCTACTTCATCGAGCACGCCGAATACGCGGGGTTCCCCATGCCCCTCATGGAATCGCTTTACGCTTTCCTCGGCGCCGCCGAGCGGTCGGTGCGGGACAACATGGGTCGTCCGACGGTCTCGTTCTGGCAGCAGTTGATGGGCAGATCGCGCGAGGCGTAG